In Natrinema amylolyticum, the DNA window TTACTACAAGGGAAACGATCCTCTAGCGGCGGCATGAGTCTCGACAGACACGCCGCGGAACGTCGTCGCTTCGCTCGCCTCCTCGGAACGGACGGCGACCACGGGTCCGGCCTGCCGATCGGCGGGCGGGACGCCGACGACGAGGCGGACGATCGGACGGAGTCCGATGACGACGACCGCTCGAGTGCGGGCGACGACTCCGTTACGAAATCTCGTGACTGCTGAGGAACGAGTCGAGCGCCGTCGCGACTTCTTCGAAGTCCTTGACCGTCAGGCCGTCGGTGGTGACGAAGACGCCCTCGCTGTCGTTGGTCACGCGGATCAGGAAGCCGTTCTCGAAGACCCGAATCGTGTAGTCGTACGCGCCGAGTTCGGACCCCTCGTAGGCGGTCTGGGTCGTCTTGAACCCGCGCCACTCGTGGCCGATGAACGTCGAGAGGTCGGCGTCGCGCTCTAAGTCCTCCCGGAGGTAGAGCTGCTCGTAGTCGTCCCGCGTGAAGTAGGTGACCGAACGGAGGCTGTCGCCGATGGCC includes these proteins:
- a CDS encoding DUF7522 family protein produces the protein MPTGLLTSDASEQIVATCRTAIGDSLRSVTYFTRDDYEQLYLREDLERDADLSTFIGHEWRGFKTTQTAYEGSELGAYDYTIRVFENGFLIRVTNDSEGVFVTTDGLTVKDFEEVATALDSFLSSHEIS